The Micromonospora violae DNA segment GCAGCGACGCCGAGCTGGCGGCGTTTCTCGACGTCGCGCCCACCATAGCTGTGGGAGTGGGCGGCGAGTGCGTCATGCTCGACATTGACGGCGTGCCGGTATTCGCCAAGCGGATCCCGATCACCGACCGGGAACTGGCCAATCCGCACAGCACGGCGAACCTGTCCAACCTGCCATCCTACTGTCAGTACGGCATTGGCGGGCCGAGTTTCGGCGTTTGGCGTGAGCTGGCAGCGAACCTGATTGTTACCGAGGGAGTCCTGGCGTGTGAGACGGACGCGTTTCCACTGCTGCACCACTGGCGAGTGCTACCCGGCCGTCCACCGATAGCGTCCGAGCACCTCGACATCGACGCGGCTGTCGCCCGGCTCGGCGGCACTCCGGCCGTGCGTAGCCGCTTCGAGGAGTTGGCCAGCGCGACCTCCAGCCTCGTGCAGTTTTTCGAGTACGTCCCCTATCCGCTGCTTGACTGGCTAAACGAAGATCCGGTCGGCAGAGCAGAGACGGCCGAAAAGCAACTGTCCGAAGTTGTGGCGTTCCTGCGTAACCGCCAGCTGCTGCATATGGACGGGCACTTCGGCAATATGCGCTCCGATGGTGGTCGGATCTACCTCGTCGATTTCGGGCTGGCCACATCGCCCCGGTTCGACCTCTCCGGCGCTGAGCGCGACTTCGTCGGGTCCCACGTCGGCCACGATGCCGGGTACGCGGCGATGGGGCTGGTGAACTGGCTGGTCACCACCGTGTGCGGAGTGCCAGTGCCAGCTAGCGGCGGCCCCGTCGCCCGCAACTCGTACGTGCACCGATGCGCGAGCGGCGACATTCCGCACGGCGTGCCCGTGGCCGTGGCGAAGATCCTCGCCCGACATGCTCCCGCAGCGGCACGGATGAACGACTTCTACTGGCGGCTGTTCGGCGGCGAGGTGCACGCCGAATATCCCGGCCCGTAGGTTGGGCTCGCAACACCGCCGACTCCACGGTTCACTCATCTGCCGCCGACCGTGCGCGCTGCGCCTCGGCGCCCGGTCGCGCTGACTAAACGTCGGCCGCGTGCTGCTCGATGAAGACCTGCCGGAGCGAAGCCTCAGGGTGCCCGGACGACACGGCCGCGCGCCCAGGATTGGGGGAGCAGGGTGAGAGCAGACAGGTGTCCTGAACGGCGTTGAACTGCATCCGACAGCGCACAGTGGCCCTCAACTGCACCTGGCCCCACCTGCGGCTTCTCGTTTCTGCAGGTCAGAGTGGGTGCAGCGCCCTGTTTCACCGCGGAGTGCTCCGCGCTTCTGCGCCGCAATCGACGACGCTCCACCTCGCCTGGCGGGGTGGTGTACGCAGGTCAAGGCGGTAAGGAGCCATCGGTCGGCCGGGGCTTGCAACTGGGAGCAGATTGGGTGCAGGTTGGCGAAGCGGTCACCGCGCCCGAAGTGTTCACCGACGCCGGACAGAGATGAGGGTTTGACCTGCGTTGATGCGGTCTCACGGCCAACCGACACCACTCATGCCTGCCGACCCGGGCACCAGTCGCGAGCAGCCGCTCAAGCGTTTCTGACCCTGAGCATCCGCTCATGGCCGCGATGAATGCGCTGCGTGGCGGCGGGCCTGGGACGATCTCGTCATGGCCACCTATGAAGTTGCGCTGGTGCTCCTCGTCAATTCCTCGGAGGCGGTACTCCTGCAGCATCGCGATGATCAAACTTCGGCTTCTCCGAACCAGTGGAGCCTGCCGGGTGGTCATGTCGAGCCGGGCGAGACGCCTGAACAGGCGGCGCACCGGGAGTTATTGGAGGAGACGGGCCTGAGAACGGGTGAGTTGCGTGCGTTGTGGAGCGGCCCACGCCCGTACGAGGCCGGCTTCCCGCACACGGTGACTGTTCACGTCTTCCGCGGCAGGACCGATGCTCGGCAACAGAATGTGGTGGTCGGCGAGGGCCGCGCAATGGTGTTCGTCCCGCGGGATGAGGTTTTCGACCGCGACCTGGCCGTGACAACTGCCGCAGTCCTGCCGCTCCACCTCGGCAGCGCCGGCGAGACGCACTGATCTGCCGCTCCAGGTGGGCTGGTGTTCATCGCCGGTGGTGACGCACGGTGATGTATGACTACCTCGCCTGCTTCCGCTTCTCCTGTCGTACTGACCGATCAACTCATTGTGCGCGCCGCGGTGTCCGCTTTCCTGGGCCGTTACCGTGGCCAGACTCGCGTCCACACTGACTCCGACCTACGGGTCTTCCTCCGCTGGTGCGCCGACCACGACCTGGACCCGCTGGCGGCGGCGCGGGTGGACATCGAGCGGTACGTGCGCTGGCTACAAGACGTCCGCCGGTACCAGCCATCGACGGTATCCCGCCGGCTGTCGGTCGTGGTGGGGTTCTATCGGGTCTGCGTCATCGACGCCATCCTGGAGCACTCGCCAGCCGATTACGTCCGCCGGCCCACGGTGCCGTCCGAGTCACCGACCCTCGGACTGGGGCACCTGCAGTTCGAAGCCATGATCACCACCGCCCGGAAGTCCTCGAACCCGAACGACTTCGCCTTGGTCGCGCTCCTGGGCCTGCTCGGGCTACGGATCTTCGAAGCCTGCGGATCGAACATCGCCGAACTCGGTGAGGAACACGGTCACCGGGTCCTACGCGTACGTGGCAAGGGCGGCAAGGTCGTCCTCGTCCCGCTACCACCCGCGGTCGCTCGGGCTATCGACCAGGCCGTCGACGACCGCACCGCCGGGCCGATCCTGCGCAACACCCATGGTCGGAGGATGGACCGGCACGCCGCCACCCGCAGACTCAAGCACCTCGCCCACACAGCGGGCATCCGGATGCCGAGGATGCACCCCCACATGCTGCGGCACACGTTCGTGACGACCATGCTCGACGCTGGCGTCAGCCTCCGCGACGTGCAGATCGCCGCCCGCCACGCCGACCCACGGACCACCATGCGCTATGACCGGGCCCGCAAGAACCTCGACCGGCATCCCAACTACATCCTCGCCGCTTACATGGCCTCCGGAACATGATCA contains these protein-coding regions:
- a CDS encoding serine/threonine protein phosphatase — translated: MLELVAVERSQPAGMMGEMLAARRSRHDRISASLAARSDAELAAFLDVAPTIAVGVGGECVMLDIDGVPVFAKRIPITDRELANPHSTANLSNLPSYCQYGIGGPSFGVWRELAANLIVTEGVLACETDAFPLLHHWRVLPGRPPIASEHLDIDAAVARLGGTPAVRSRFEELASATSSLVQFFEYVPYPLLDWLNEDPVGRAETAEKQLSEVVAFLRNRQLLHMDGHFGNMRSDGGRIYLVDFGLATSPRFDLSGAERDFVGSHVGHDAGYAAMGLVNWLVTTVCGVPVPASGGPVARNSYVHRCASGDIPHGVPVAVAKILARHAPAAARMNDFYWRLFGGEVHAEYPGP
- a CDS encoding NUDIX hydrolase — its product is MATYEVALVLLVNSSEAVLLQHRDDQTSASPNQWSLPGGHVEPGETPEQAAHRELLEETGLRTGELRALWSGPRPYEAGFPHTVTVHVFRGRTDARQQNVVVGEGRAMVFVPRDEVFDRDLAVTTAAVLPLHLGSAGETH
- a CDS encoding tyrosine-type recombinase/integrase, whose product is MSAFLGRYRGQTRVHTDSDLRVFLRWCADHDLDPLAAARVDIERYVRWLQDVRRYQPSTVSRRLSVVVGFYRVCVIDAILEHSPADYVRRPTVPSESPTLGLGHLQFEAMITTARKSSNPNDFALVALLGLLGLRIFEACGSNIAELGEEHGHRVLRVRGKGGKVVLVPLPPAVARAIDQAVDDRTAGPILRNTHGRRMDRHAATRRLKHLAHTAGIRMPRMHPHMLRHTFVTTMLDAGVSLRDVQIAARHADPRTTMRYDRARKNLDRHPNYILAAYMASGT